ATAGAAAGCGCGCGGGCGCGTCGCCGGTCGTCGCCGTCAGCCGGTCGCCGTCGCCCAACACGGCCAGTTGCCCGGCGGCGACCTCCTGGGCGCCTCCGTCCGAAGCAGAGCCGAGCGCCACCCGGCCCTCGTAAACGTAGGCGAACGCGTTGTGGGCTGCCTGCAAGCTCAGAGCAACGCGGGCGCGCGGGGCCATCCGAACGTCCAAATACAACGGCTGGGTGGCGATGCCCTCCACCGGACCGCGGACGCCGCCCGCCTCGCCTGCGATCACGCGCGCGCGCACGCCGTCGGCCAACGTCACCTCGGGGATCTTCTCGGGCGGGATGTCCTGGTAGCGCGGCGCCGTCATCTTGTCGCGCGCGGGCAGGTTCACCCAGAGCTGGAAGCCCCACATGAGACCGTCCTTCTGCCGGGGCATCTCGGAGTGGATGATGCCGCGCCCGGCCGTCATCCACTGCACGCTGCCGGGGACCAGCTCGCCCTGGTTGCCGACGTGATCCTGGTGGCGCATCGAGCCGGCCAGCATGTAGGTGACGGTCTCGAAGCCGCGGTGGGGATGGTCGGGGAAGCCGGCCAGGTAGTCGTCGGGCTTGTCCGACTTGAACTCGTCGAGGAGGAGGAACGGGTCGAGGTGGTCGAGCTGGGGCGTGCCGAGCACCCGCGTGAGGCGGACGCCCGCCCCGTCGGACGTCGGCTGCCCGGTGACGACCTTGGCGACACGCCGCTCGCTCATCATCGCCCTCCCTCTCGGCTCACTTGCTCAGGCGTCATCCCTTCTGACGCTGTGTCAGCGACTTGCCTCTAAATGAAGGATGCCGGGGTGACCGCCAGCGATTCTATTAAGGCAGGAGGTCGGCGACGGCGACGCGAGCCGCGGGGCGCGCCAGGGGGGACGCCGCCGCGTCTGGCCCCAGGATCTGAACCGAGCCATAGCGCCAGCCGAACGGCGCTGAGGCGTCGCGCACCGGCGGTCGGTGGACCTCGAGTGTCCGATCGACGAGGTTGACGATCCAGTAGTCCGCCAGGCCGGCGCGGGCGTAGAGGCTGCCCTTCACGTTCCGGTCGAATGCCAGGCTCGACTCCGCCACCTCGACGACGAGCGCCGGCCGCGAGGGATGGGCCGCGCGATAGTCGCGCGGGCGTCCCGGGACCACCGCCACGTCAGGCTCGGGCTCGGACTCGTCGTCGAGGGCGACGGGGTCCTGGACGCGGACGAGCCAGCCCTCGCCAAAGGCCGCACGCAGCGCCTCCGCGGCGAGGCTGACCCCAGTGGCATGGGGGCTGCCCTTGGGCTCGGCGACGATCAGCTCGCCGCCGATCAGCTCGATCGGTTCGTCCTCGTGGAGAACGCCGAGCTCCACGAGCCGGTCGTACTCCTGCCGACTCCAGCGTCGCGTGCGCGGTGGCGCAGCCATCGATCGGATCGTATCGACCGCCTAGCCCCGCGTCAACGCCCACTGGCGTATCCACGACTCCCCCGACGCGCTCCTCACACCATCAGCCGGCCGCCGTTGACGGAGATGGTCTGGCCCGTGAGATAGCCGGCCTCGGGGGACGCGAGAAAGAGCACCCAGCCGACCATGTCCGACACCTCGGCGATACGGCCGATCAAGGTGCCCTTGCCGATCATGTCGCGCTGCTCCTGGCTGCGGACGGCGACGACGCGCTCG
Above is a genomic segment from Candidatus Methylomirabilota bacterium containing:
- a CDS encoding Uma2 family endonuclease — protein: MAAPPRTRRWSRQEYDRLVELGVLHEDEPIELIGGELIVAEPKGSPHATGVSLAAEALRAAFGEGWLVRVQDPVALDDESEPEPDVAVVPGRPRDYRAAHPSRPALVVEVAESSLAFDRNVKGSLYARAGLADYWIVNLVDRTLEVHRPPVRDASAPFGWRYGSVQILGPDAAASPLARPAARVAVADLLP
- a CDS encoding pirin family protein, with amino-acid sequence MSERRVAKVVTGQPTSDGAGVRLTRVLGTPQLDHLDPFLLLDEFKSDKPDDYLAGFPDHPHRGFETVTYMLAGSMRHQDHVGNQGELVPGSVQWMTAGRGIIHSEMPRQKDGLMWGFQLWVNLPARDKMTAPRYQDIPPEKIPEVTLADGVRARVIAGEAGGVRGPVEGIATQPLYLDVRMAPRARVALSLQAAHNAFAYVYEGRVALGSASDGGAQEVAAGQLAVLGDGDRLTATTGDAPARFL